Proteins from one Flavobacterium sp. N2038 genomic window:
- a CDS encoding nucleoside phosphorylase, with amino-acid sequence MIQASELILNPDGSVYHLNLRPEHIAHDIIFVGDQNRVEKITQFFDSIEFSTQKREFKTQTGIYKGKRITVMSTGIGPDNIDIVVNELDALVNIDLTTRQPKENLTSLNIIRIGTSGSLQADIPVDSFVMSKFGLGLDNMLRSYLIDEVSNHAIEDAFVQHTNWDIRKGKPYAIACSEKLEKIIESDRIFKGITATAGGFYGPQGRVLRLNIQDAELNNKMDNFDFDGTRITNLEMETAAIYGLSSLLGHNALSLNAIIANRASGTFSEDPYKAVDELISYTLNKLAGN; translated from the coding sequence ATGATACAAGCATCAGAATTAATACTTAATCCCGACGGAAGTGTTTACCACTTAAATCTTCGCCCGGAACATATTGCACATGATATAATATTTGTTGGAGATCAGAACAGAGTAGAAAAAATTACTCAGTTTTTTGATTCAATAGAATTTTCAACCCAAAAAAGAGAATTTAAAACCCAAACGGGAATTTACAAAGGCAAAAGAATCACGGTAATGTCAACAGGAATTGGTCCGGATAATATTGATATTGTGGTTAATGAACTTGATGCTTTAGTAAATATTGATTTAACTACACGTCAGCCAAAGGAAAATCTAACTTCTTTAAATATCATCAGAATTGGAACTTCAGGATCTTTACAGGCTGATATTCCGGTAGATAGTTTTGTAATGTCAAAGTTTGGACTTGGATTGGATAATATGCTTCGCTCCTATTTAATTGATGAAGTTTCAAATCATGCCATCGAGGATGCTTTTGTTCAGCATACCAATTGGGACATTCGTAAAGGAAAACCTTATGCTATTGCATGCTCAGAAAAATTAGAAAAAATTATAGAATCTGATCGTATTTTTAAAGGAATTACCGCAACTGCCGGAGGTTTTTATGGGCCACAAGGACGCGTTTTGCGTTTAAATATTCAGGATGCAGAATTAAACAATAAAATGGATAATTTTGATTTTGACGGTACCAGAATAACTAATTTAGAAATGGAAACAGCAGCAATTTATGGACTTTCTTCTCTGTTAGGACATAATGCCTTATCTTTAAATGCTATTATAGCAAATCGTGCTTCAGGGACTTTTAGTGAAGATCCTTATAAAGCGGTTGATGAACTGATTAGTTATACACTGAACAAACTGGCAGGAAATTAA
- a CDS encoding DUF6155 family protein — protein MSKRDLKKYLADLTKEQLEEQLIELYEKFSPVKVYYDFVFNPKEDKLLQESKVKISQEYFPIKKPGAKWRPKAKMRRSVAQKMIKHFISLGVDSFVIADLMLYNIEIAQTYSSQNLIKQELFYKSIFNSFEQAVNFSISNGILNEFKLRIRSIYEETLQQKWKNRYEFEAILDKIDL, from the coding sequence ATGAGCAAACGCGATTTAAAAAAATATTTAGCCGATTTAACCAAAGAACAACTCGAGGAACAGCTTATTGAATTGTATGAAAAATTCAGTCCGGTAAAAGTCTACTACGATTTTGTTTTTAATCCCAAAGAAGATAAACTTTTGCAGGAATCAAAGGTTAAAATTTCGCAGGAGTATTTTCCAATCAAAAAGCCAGGGGCAAAATGGCGTCCTAAAGCAAAAATGCGTCGCTCTGTAGCGCAAAAAATGATCAAACATTTTATTTCTTTAGGAGTTGACTCATTTGTAATTGCAGATCTTATGCTTTACAATATTGAAATTGCACAGACATACTCTTCACAAAACCTTATAAAGCAGGAATTATTCTACAAAAGCATCTTTAATTCTTTTGAGCAGGCAGTAAATTTTTCGATTTCAAATGGAATCTTAAATGAATTTAAATTAAGAATCAGGTCCATTTATGAAGAAACTTTACAGCAAAAATGGAAAAACAGATACGAATTTGAGGCGATTTTAGACAAAATTGACCTCTAA
- a CDS encoding substrate-binding domain-containing protein, with translation MKTVKIVGVPEHFNLPWHLCIENGEFEAENIDLQWKDIPEGTGKMCQMLRDGEADMAVILTEGIIKDIVAGNPSKIVQIYVQSPLIWGIHVAAKSDFHAVKDLENKKVAISRLGSGSQLMAYVNAHEQGWETDNLEFEIINTINGAVEALTNGTADYFMWERFMTKPLVDKGIFRRVGDCPTPWPSFVITVRDEFLKKNPKIVEKVLEIINKTTVDFAEIPEIDKTLADLFNQKVEDIQEWLKLTQWSQKNVTEKAFVKIQNQLFDLGIIEKKSTFVETVKAL, from the coding sequence ATGAAAACTGTAAAAATTGTTGGTGTTCCTGAACACTTCAATTTGCCATGGCATCTATGCATTGAAAATGGTGAATTTGAAGCCGAAAATATAGATTTACAATGGAAAGATATTCCTGAAGGTACTGGTAAAATGTGCCAGATGCTGCGAGACGGAGAAGCCGATATGGCTGTTATTTTAACCGAAGGAATTATAAAAGATATCGTAGCGGGGAATCCAAGTAAAATTGTTCAGATTTATGTACAGTCACCTTTAATTTGGGGAATTCATGTTGCTGCAAAATCAGATTTTCATGCTGTAAAAGATTTAGAAAATAAAAAAGTTGCCATTTCAAGATTAGGTTCGGGATCGCAGTTAATGGCTTATGTAAATGCACACGAGCAAGGCTGGGAAACTGATAATTTAGAATTTGAAATTATAAATACAATAAATGGAGCTGTAGAAGCTTTAACAAACGGGACCGCAGATTATTTTATGTGGGAACGTTTTATGACCAAACCACTTGTAGATAAAGGAATTTTTAGACGTGTTGGCGACTGTCCTACTCCATGGCCATCATTTGTGATTACAGTTCGTGATGAGTTTCTGAAAAAGAATCCTAAAATTGTAGAGAAAGTTCTTGAGATTATAAACAAAACAACAGTTGATTTTGCCGAAATTCCGGAAATCGATAAGACTTTGGCGGATCTTTTTAATCAAAAAGTCGAAGATATCCAGGAATGGCTAAAATTAACACAATGGTCTCAAAAAAACGTAACAGAAAAAGCATTTGTCAAAATTCAAAATCAATTATTTGATCTGGGAATTATTGAGAAAAAGAGTACTTTTGTTGAAACGGTAAAAGCGCTTTAA
- a CDS encoding mechanosensitive ion channel family protein: MHKLLDKIFNFLYPIFRDWGMSRNFASYISLVFNIVIMVALAYAIYYIAKFVLVTLTAVFAQRTKTKFDDYLIHNKTTKYTAYLIPFFFIYKAVPIILDKYEYWESLFGKIVGIYIVLISLWIIRTIFNALRDYLKQKPEYSDKPIDSFVQVIMIVLWIFGVAMIISTLFGIKKGELLTILGTLSAIIILIFRDTILGFVSSVQVAINDMVRIGDWITMDKFGADGDVIEINLTTVKVRNFDNTITTIPTYALSSDSFQNWRGMQKSAGRRIKRHVLIKSSTIRFLNQEDLDQMKKVQLISSYIESRQAEIEKYNDLRSVDKTLALNGRNMTNLGLFRKYIMQYLLTHPGLNKDMHIMCRQLQSTAHGVPLEIYAFSSDKRWANYEYIMSDIFDHVMASVEYFDLEIFELPSKIGRLE, translated from the coding sequence ATGCATAAGCTTTTGGATAAAATATTCAATTTTTTATATCCGATTTTTAGAGATTGGGGAATGAGCCGCAACTTTGCGTCTTATATCAGTCTGGTCTTTAATATAGTCATTATGGTGGCTTTGGCTTATGCCATTTATTACATTGCCAAGTTTGTTTTGGTTACTTTGACAGCCGTTTTTGCACAAAGAACCAAGACAAAATTTGACGATTATTTAATTCACAACAAAACCACAAAGTACACAGCCTATTTAATTCCGTTTTTCTTTATTTATAAAGCGGTTCCAATTATTTTGGATAAGTACGAATACTGGGAATCTCTTTTTGGAAAAATCGTAGGTATTTATATTGTTTTGATCAGTTTATGGATTATCAGAACGATTTTTAATGCCTTACGTGATTATCTAAAACAAAAGCCGGAATATAGCGATAAGCCAATCGATAGTTTTGTTCAGGTTATCATGATTGTGCTCTGGATTTTTGGAGTTGCCATGATTATTTCGACTTTATTCGGAATAAAAAAAGGCGAACTACTTACTATTTTAGGAACGCTTTCGGCTATTATAATCTTGATTTTCAGAGATACTATTTTAGGATTTGTGTCAAGCGTTCAGGTTGCAATCAACGATATGGTTCGTATTGGTGACTGGATTACCATGGATAAATTTGGTGCAGACGGAGATGTAATCGAAATAAATCTGACGACTGTAAAAGTCCGAAATTTTGATAACACGATTACCACAATCCCAACTTATGCTTTAAGTTCAGATTCTTTTCAGAACTGGCGCGGAATGCAGAAATCAGCCGGGCGTCGCATTAAAAGGCACGTTTTGATTAAAAGCAGTACAATTCGTTTTCTGAATCAGGAAGATTTGGATCAGATGAAAAAAGTACAGCTAATCTCTTCTTATATTGAAAGCAGACAAGCTGAAATTGAGAAATATAATGATTTGCGAAGTGTAGATAAAACCCTGGCATTAAATGGTCGAAATATGACTAATTTAGGGTTGTTCAGAAAATATATTATGCAATACTTACTAACGCATCCGGGATTGAATAAAGATATGCATATCATGTGTCGTCAGCTACAATCAACTGCACACGGAGTTCCGTTAGAAATTTATGCGTTTTCGAGCGACAAACGCTGGGCAAACTACGAATATATTATGTCTGATATTTTCGACCATGTAATGGCTTCTGTAGAATATTTTGATCTTGAAATATTCGAATTACCATCTAAGATTGGAAGGTTGGAATAG
- a CDS encoding DUF4265 domain-containing protein, which yields MQETHKKILFKYYSNYLEDNVSETMWAEIIDLEKGLFKLDNIPFFGPLIATEDLFYAEFDEKEERFVYKETIENSGNSIIQILILEKGYDREIIREKLKAISCLSEGLNDNFIAVEVHRDLDYSIVRSVLNDYESEEIIEYAEPCLSDKHRTDLLKN from the coding sequence ATGCAGGAAACACACAAAAAAATCTTATTTAAGTACTATAGTAATTATTTAGAAGATAATGTTTCAGAAACCATGTGGGCTGAAATTATAGATTTGGAAAAAGGACTTTTTAAATTGGATAATATTCCGTTTTTTGGGCCACTAATTGCTACAGAAGATTTATTCTATGCGGAATTTGATGAAAAGGAAGAACGCTTTGTTTACAAAGAAACAATTGAAAACTCAGGAAATTCGATCATTCAGATTCTAATTTTAGAAAAAGGATATGATAGGGAAATTATCAGAGAAAAGCTAAAAGCAATAAGTTGTTTGTCTGAAGGATTAAACGATAATTTTATTGCCGTTGAAGTACACAGAGATCTTGATTATTCAATTGTGCGAAGCGTTTTGAATGATTACGAATCAGAAGAAATTATAGAGTATGCAGAGCCATGTTTGTCCGACAAACACCGAACAGATTTATTAAAAAACTAA
- a CDS encoding dehydrogenase E1 component subunit alpha/beta yields MIFYRQNLTDSQLLDLYKKILKPRMIEEKMLILIRQGKVSKWFSGIGQEAISVGITAALNEFEYILPMHRNLGVFTARNIPLHRLFSQWQGKESGFTKGRDRSFHFGTQKYNIIGMISHLGPQLGIADGIALANNLKKNNKVTAVFTGEGATSEGDFHEALNIAAVWKLPVMFVIENNGYGLSTPTNEQYACENLADKGIGYGIESWIIDGNNIVEIFNKTTELKADMQKNPRPVLLEFKTFRMRGHEEASGTKYVPEELQKLWAVKDPVDNFRMFLLNEGVLQEDYDAELREQIKQEIEDNLLLSNAEPEIIPTYSGELDDVYKPFNYEEIKSESSSENIRFIDAISTSLKQSMERHQNLVLMGQDIAEYGGAFKITEGFVDLFGKDRIRNTPICESAVVSAAMGLSINGYKAIVEMQFADFVSTGFNPIVNLLAKSHYRWGENADVVVRMPCGGGTQAGPFHSQTNEAWFTKTPGLKVVYPAFPYDAKGLLNTAINDPNPVLFFEHKQLYRSIYQDVPTDYYTIPFGKAALIKEGSAVTIIAFGAPVHWALETLAKNPEIDADLIDLRTLQPLDTETIFASVKKTGKAIIYQEDTMFGGIASDISALIMENCFEYLDAPVKRVASLDTPIPFTKALEDQFLAKNRFEEVLLELISY; encoded by the coding sequence ATGATCTTTTACAGACAAAACTTAACCGACTCACAACTATTAGACTTATATAAAAAAATCCTAAAACCTCGTATGATCGAAGAAAAGATGCTAATTCTCATTCGTCAGGGAAAAGTATCAAAATGGTTTTCAGGAATAGGGCAGGAAGCAATTTCAGTTGGAATTACTGCCGCCCTGAATGAATTTGAATATATATTGCCAATGCATCGTAATCTGGGCGTGTTTACAGCCCGAAATATCCCATTGCACAGGCTTTTTTCGCAATGGCAGGGAAAAGAAAGTGGTTTTACAAAAGGAAGAGATCGCAGTTTTCATTTTGGAACTCAGAAATATAATATTATAGGCATGATTTCTCATTTAGGTCCTCAGTTAGGAATTGCCGATGGTATTGCTCTGGCCAATAATCTCAAAAAAAACAATAAAGTTACGGCTGTATTCACTGGCGAAGGAGCTACAAGTGAAGGAGATTTTCATGAAGCATTAAATATTGCCGCTGTCTGGAAACTGCCGGTTATGTTTGTAATCGAAAATAATGGTTACGGATTATCGACTCCAACAAATGAACAATATGCCTGCGAAAATTTAGCCGATAAAGGAATTGGATACGGCATTGAAAGCTGGATTATAGACGGAAATAATATTGTGGAGATTTTCAACAAAACCACTGAACTAAAAGCCGATATGCAAAAAAATCCCAGACCCGTTTTACTTGAATTTAAAACGTTTAGAATGCGGGGTCATGAAGAAGCGAGTGGTACGAAATATGTCCCGGAAGAATTGCAAAAATTATGGGCTGTAAAAGATCCTGTAGATAATTTTAGAATGTTTCTTTTAAATGAAGGAGTGCTTCAGGAAGATTATGATGCTGAATTGAGAGAACAAATTAAACAGGAAATTGAAGATAATTTATTACTCTCAAACGCAGAACCGGAAATAATTCCAACCTATAGCGGAGAGTTAGATGATGTATACAAACCTTTTAATTATGAAGAAATTAAAAGCGAAAGCTCATCTGAGAATATTCGTTTTATTGATGCCATAAGCACTAGTTTAAAACAATCTATGGAACGTCATCAGAATCTTGTTCTTATGGGACAGGATATTGCAGAGTATGGTGGTGCCTTTAAAATCACAGAAGGTTTTGTAGATTTATTTGGAAAAGATCGCATTCGGAATACACCAATTTGCGAAAGCGCCGTTGTTTCGGCAGCAATGGGATTGTCTATTAATGGCTACAAAGCCATTGTAGAAATGCAATTTGCCGATTTTGTTTCTACAGGTTTTAATCCAATCGTAAACTTATTAGCAAAATCACATTATCGCTGGGGCGAAAACGCCGATGTGGTAGTACGTATGCCTTGCGGTGGCGGAACTCAGGCAGGACCGTTTCATTCACAAACAAATGAAGCATGGTTTACCAAAACTCCAGGTCTAAAGGTTGTTTATCCGGCTTTTCCTTATGATGCAAAAGGCTTGCTAAATACCGCAATTAATGATCCGAATCCGGTTTTGTTTTTTGAACATAAACAATTGTACAGAAGCATTTATCAGGATGTTCCAACAGATTATTACACAATTCCGTTTGGGAAAGCAGCTTTAATCAAAGAGGGGAGTGCGGTTACCATTATCGCTTTTGGAGCTCCGGTTCACTGGGCACTGGAAACTCTAGCCAAAAACCCCGAAATAGATGCCGATTTAATCGACTTAAGAACTTTGCAGCCACTTGATACCGAAACTATTTTTGCATCTGTTAAAAAGACCGGAAAAGCAATAATATACCAGGAAGATACTATGTTTGGCGGAATTGCAAGTGATATTTCGGCTTTAATTATGGAAAACTGTTTCGAATATCTGGATGCTCCGGTAAAAAGAGTCGCAAGTTTAGACACACCAATTCCGTTTACAAAAGCACTTGAAGATCAGTTTTTAGCCAAAAACAGATTTGAAGAGGTTCTTTTGGAGCTGATAAGTTACTAA
- a CDS encoding VOC family protein, translating into MFLRVARHTNNLEAIENFYVDVLGFEQLGGFQNHNNYDGLFIGKSGLDWHFEFTQSDSKAKLNFDEEDVIVLYPKTISDYNDLINKLIHHNISTITAINPFWNENGKMILDPDGYRIVISPLKAVISEI; encoded by the coding sequence ATGTTTTTAAGAGTAGCGCGTCATACTAATAATTTGGAAGCGATTGAAAATTTTTACGTCGATGTTTTAGGCTTTGAGCAATTAGGCGGTTTTCAGAATCATAATAATTACGATGGCCTTTTTATTGGAAAATCAGGTTTAGACTGGCATTTTGAATTTACACAATCAGATTCTAAAGCAAAACTAAACTTTGATGAAGAAGACGTAATCGTGCTATATCCTAAAACAATTTCAGATTATAATGATCTTATAAACAAATTAATACATCATAATATTTCAACTATAACTGCAATCAATCCTTTTTGGAATGAAAACGGAAAAATGATTCTGGATCCGGATGGTTATCGTATTGTAATATCACCACTAAAAGCTGTAATAAGCGAAATTTAA
- a CDS encoding isopenicillin N synthase family dioxygenase: MQNIPSVDLRDFLSDDPKRKQKFVNEIGSAFENIGFVALKGHFLDDQLVDELYGEIRKFFALPIETKHNYEIPGIGGQRGYVSFGKEHAKGRKEGDLKEFWHFGQYVDADSKYASEYPENVDVKELPRFNVVGKEAYQMLEKTGVYVLRALALHLGLDEFYFDNYAKDGNSILRPIHYPPITTEPENAIRAAAHGDINLITLLMGAQGKGLQVQNHDGDWIDAIAEDDELVINVGDMLSRHTNNKLKSTIHQVVNPPRELWGTSRYSIPFFMHPVSDMRLDCLENCIDAENPKKFEDITAGDYLYERLVDLGLIKK, encoded by the coding sequence ATGCAAAACATTCCTAGTGTAGACTTACGTGATTTCCTTTCGGACGACCCGAAACGTAAACAAAAATTTGTAAATGAAATCGGCAGTGCATTTGAAAACATTGGCTTCGTAGCCCTAAAAGGTCACTTTTTAGATGATCAGTTAGTAGACGAGCTTTATGGTGAAATTAGAAAATTTTTCGCCTTGCCAATAGAAACTAAGCATAATTATGAAATTCCTGGTATTGGCGGACAAAGAGGTTATGTATCTTTTGGAAAAGAGCATGCAAAAGGACGCAAAGAAGGAGATTTGAAAGAGTTTTGGCATTTTGGTCAATATGTTGATGCAGATTCTAAATATGCATCAGAATATCCTGAAAATGTTGATGTAAAAGAATTACCTCGTTTTAATGTTGTTGGTAAAGAAGCTTATCAAATGCTTGAAAAAACGGGAGTTTATGTGTTGAGAGCTTTAGCTTTACATTTAGGTTTAGATGAGTTTTATTTTGATAACTATGCAAAAGACGGAAACTCAATTTTAAGACCAATCCATTACCCACCAATTACTACTGAACCGGAAAATGCGATTCGCGCGGCAGCTCATGGTGATATCAATTTGATTACACTTTTAATGGGGGCACAAGGAAAAGGACTTCAGGTTCAAAATCATGATGGAGACTGGATTGATGCTATTGCTGAAGATGATGAATTAGTTATTAATGTTGGGGATATGTTATCCAGACATACCAACAACAAATTAAAATCAACAATTCACCAAGTGGTAAATCCACCAAGAGAATTATGGGGAACTTCACGTTATTCAATTCCGTTTTTTATGCATCCTGTAAGCGATATGCGTCTGGATTGTTTAGAAAATTGCATTGATGCTGAAAATCCAAAGAAATTTGAGGATATTACAGCAGGTGACTACTTATACGAACGTTTAGTAGATTTAGGGTTAATAAAAAAGTAA
- a CDS encoding DUF3817 domain-containing protein: MLKIFKVTAILEGISYLVLFTNMLFIKTNNPELYHTLLRPLGMTHGILFIGYVILAFLLKKPQNWDLKTFLIIQVASLIPFGTFYIEKKYLENNA, translated from the coding sequence ATGCTCAAGATTTTCAAAGTTACTGCAATTTTAGAGGGAATCTCTTATTTAGTATTATTTACCAATATGCTTTTTATCAAAACCAATAATCCGGAACTTTATCATACTTTATTGCGCCCGTTAGGAATGACACATGGTATATTGTTTATTGGGTATGTAATATTGGCATTTTTACTAAAAAAACCTCAAAATTGGGATCTAAAAACCTTTTTAATTATTCAGGTAGCTTCCCTTATTCCTTTTGGAACTTTCTATATTGAGAAAAAATATTTAGAAAATAATGCATAA
- a CDS encoding translation initiation factor produces the protein MDFKDQLKNLFPDHVESNEPEEVQEQEHVLYVQKEPMICKFEKRKGKATTIIEGYEGSDEDFKILAKEIKTKLSVGGTFKDDSIIIQGDYRDKIMAILKEKGFKTKRVGG, from the coding sequence ATGGACTTTAAAGATCAATTAAAAAATTTATTTCCAGATCACGTAGAATCAAATGAGCCGGAAGAGGTTCAGGAACAGGAACATGTATTGTATGTTCAGAAAGAACCGATGATTTGTAAATTTGAAAAACGCAAAGGAAAAGCAACTACAATAATCGAAGGTTATGAAGGATCTGATGAAGATTTTAAAATTCTGGCCAAAGAAATAAAAACAAAACTTAGTGTTGGTGGTACTTTTAAAGACGATTCAATTATTATACAAGGTGATTATCGCGATAAAATTATGGCTATCCTAAAAGAAAAAGGATTTAAAACAAAGCGTGTAGGTGGTTAA
- a CDS encoding glyoxalase: MADRDTFLREFRGETLGTVSAQSSADELFQNQTIRPILKLQNDLFIAVFINYVNKNKADFYSYTVEKKLQTIENSIQKDIKFRNSLKGIVMALFTLEEYEIYIQNSSSLNKRMMNLLIDRLKSQVQLFEVTSN; encoded by the coding sequence ATGGCAGATAGAGACACTTTTTTAAGAGAATTCAGAGGCGAAACTTTAGGAACTGTAAGTGCTCAATCTTCTGCAGATGAGTTGTTTCAAAATCAGACGATTAGGCCAATTCTGAAATTGCAGAATGATTTGTTTATAGCCGTTTTTATAAACTACGTCAATAAAAACAAAGCCGATTTTTATTCGTATACCGTTGAGAAAAAGCTTCAGACGATCGAAAATTCCATTCAAAAAGATATTAAGTTCAGAAATTCTTTAAAAGGAATTGTAATGGCACTTTTTACTCTTGAAGAATATGAAATTTATATTCAGAATTCCTCAAGCTTAAATAAAAGAATGATGAATTTATTAATTGACCGATTGAAAAGTCAGGTGCAATTATTTGAAGTTACATCGAATTAA
- a CDS encoding DinB family protein produces the protein MQNAILKFEKLLNENVVYFPTISQEKLQERIPGKWSKKEILGHLTDSVVHNLVRFSEINHFAKPSKNESFNSLTQVNLKEYQAMDINELTQLWFILNRQIIRIVKSAQDKAVDHKIVLADQSVMDLKFFMTNYVEHLEHHINQIKS, from the coding sequence ATGCAAAACGCTATTCTTAAATTTGAAAAATTACTGAACGAAAATGTTGTTTATTTTCCAACAATTAGTCAGGAAAAATTGCAAGAAAGAATTCCCGGAAAATGGTCGAAAAAAGAAATTTTAGGGCATTTAACAGATTCTGTAGTTCATAATTTGGTGCGTTTTTCAGAAATTAACCATTTTGCAAAACCTTCTAAAAATGAGTCTTTCAATTCATTAACCCAGGTAAACTTAAAAGAATATCAGGCAATGGATATTAATGAGCTGACGCAATTATGGTTTATATTAAACAGACAAATTATTAGAATTGTAAAAAGCGCTCAGGACAAGGCTGTAGATCACAAGATTGTTTTAGCGGATCAGTCTGTAATGGATTTAAAGTTTTTCATGACCAATTATGTCGAACATTTAGAGCATCATATTAATCAGATAAAATCGTAG
- a CDS encoding acyl-CoA thioesterase gives MRFHTRKWVKPEDLNPNGTLFGGKLLAWIDEELALYTIIQLQNPKVVTKHMSEINFRSSARQGDIVEIGIDVVKFGNTSVVLKCAVRNMMTRDLIITIDETTMVNLDENGKPKAHGKTQIEFVKDRI, from the coding sequence ATGAGATTTCACACCAGAAAGTGGGTTAAACCCGAAGATTTAAATCCGAATGGAACTTTGTTTGGCGGAAAATTATTAGCCTGGATAGATGAAGAATTGGCTCTATATACTATTATTCAGCTTCAAAACCCCAAAGTTGTAACCAAACATATGTCTGAAATCAATTTTAGAAGTTCTGCCAGACAAGGTGATATTGTCGAAATTGGAATTGATGTGGTAAAATTCGGAAATACTTCTGTGGTTTTAAAATGTGCCGTTCGAAACATGATGACCCGTGACCTTATCATTACAATCGACGAAACTACAATGGTAAATCTTGATGAGAATGGCAAGCCTAAAGCCCATGGCAAAACACAAATCGAATTCGTAAAAGATCGCATCTAA